The Candidatus Thermoplasmatota archaeon genome contains the following window.
ATCATAGTTGGATACGGAAATCGGTAAAAACTCATGTTCAACTCAACTGCATTAAAACCAGAATTCTGCAGATACCAATCCAATGAATTCCCCAGATTCCAATCATACGACCAACCAGAGGTTCCAAGAAAAATTGTTGTCATCAGTATCCGAAAACAAGTTGTTCTTCATAGTTTTTTTGAATCTTTTCATAGTTTCTCCGTGATGTTTGTTTATATGAACTCAGCAGCAGTAGATATTCTATGAGCATATTTTTTGGGGCAGCGTCAAAAAATCATAGAAAAATATGTTCCTGAGAAACAACAAAATCTATGTTGAAACATATTCATCAGAGTACTCAGTGAATTTCTTTTTTTCTGAAAGGTATATAAGCCACTTCTTTATATGCAGAATTGAAAAAAGAAAACATATTCCTTTGCGAGGATGATACTATGGGTTTCCTTCAAAGACTTGATAAGAGCATAAGCAAACTTGAAAAGCGAATAGAGCGAGAACAGATGAGAATTACCCAGTTGGAGATGAGGTTTGAGCAAAAAAAGATAACTAAAGCAGATCTCACCATTAAAAAACGACATCATGAAGAACGCATCAAAGCCTTTCAATCACGAATACAAACACTTAAAGGTATGACGGTGAAAGAAAAACAACATCAAGAAGAGAAAGCAGAAAAAAAACAAAAAAAACTCGAAGAAAAAAAGAAGCTAGCAGAAGAATAAAAAATGGATGTTATCTTTTAATTGTAAATTCAGTAAAGACTTCTTTTGATGAGGTATGCGTAACGTCAACACGGGTTACCTGTGCATCTGGTGGACCTTGATAACACCATGCAATCATTTCTTCAACCTTGGTTTTATCTCCAGAAAAAACAGCTTCAACACAACCGTCCTCGGTATTTCTCACCCAGCCGGTCACACCGAGTTGGTCTGCTTTTTGTTTTGTACTCGCTCGAAACCAAACACCTTGGACCTTTCCCGAGATCATCACATGTGCTTGTGCCATCATCGTTTTCCTCCTGAAAATCAAGGTTTAAAACGCAGTAACGTCCGCGGGAATGGAATAGTATCCTTGATGTTATCAACGCCACAGATCCATGCAACCACTCGTTCAACACCAACACCGTACCCTGCATGAACGACGGAGCCATAACGTCGGAGATCAAAATACCATTGATAATTATCGATTTTTTCGCCCATTGCTTCTAATCGTTTCGTCATATCCTCAATGTCAAGACTTCGCTGAGACCCGCCAATAATTTCACCATATCCTTCGGGAGCAATCATATCAAAACAGAGTGCCGTATCAGGGTTTTTTTCATCCCGTGGTTTATAAAAT
Protein-coding sequences here:
- a CDS encoding acylphosphatase, yielding MAQAHVMISGKVQGVWFRASTKQKADQLGVTGWVRNTEDGCVEAVFSGDKTKVEEMIAWCYQGPPDAQVTRVDVTHTSSKEVFTEFTIKR